The Diceros bicornis minor isolate mBicDic1 chromosome 15, mDicBic1.mat.cur, whole genome shotgun sequence genome has a window encoding:
- the AHSG gene encoding alpha-2-HS-glycoprotein produces the protein MKALVLLFCLAQLWGCHSFPHGLGPVYRELTCDDPETEQAALVAVDYINSQLRQGYKHALNQIDKVKVSPRQPTGEWFDLEIDTLETTCHVLDPTPLANCSVRLLTEHAVEGDCNVRLLKQDGQFSVRAVRCKSSPDSAEDVRKVCLDCPLLAPLNDTRVVHAAEAALAAFNAQSNGAYYQLVEISRAQLVLLPVSVRVEFAVAATDCVAKEVIDPAKCNLLAEKQYGFCKATLTVKVGGEDVAVTCTLFQTQPVLLQPQPDGTEVGVPTIVAEPAVPSPPAASLPVAALVVGPVVVAAQQLPPPGHRAHYDLRHALTGVGSVESASGEAFFVDKTPRVVQPGIAVSASPVVRPCPGRIRYFKI, from the exons ATGAAGGCCCTTGTGCTGCTCTTTTGCCTGGCTCAGCTCTGGGGCTGCCACTCTTTCCCGCATGGCCTGGGCCCAGTTTATAGGGAACTGACCTGTGACGACCCAGAAACAGAGCAAGCAGCCCTGGTGGCTGTGGACTACATCAATAGCCAGCTTCGTCAGGGCTACAAGCACGCCTTGAACCAGATTGACAAAGTGAAAGTGTCGCCTCGG CAGCCCACCGGAGAGTGGTTCGACCTTGAAATAGACACATTGGAAACCACCTGCCATGTCCTGGACCCCACCCCCCTGGCAAACTGCTCCGTGAGGCTGCTGACCGAGCAT GCTGTGGAAGGAGACTGTAATGTCCGACTTCTGAAACAGGACGGCCAGTTTTCCGTGCGGGCTGTAAGATGTAAATCCAGTCCAG ACTCGGCCGAGGACGTGCGCAAGGTGTGCCTAGACTGCCCCCTGCTGGCCCCGCTTAACGACACCAGGGTGGTGCACGCCGCGGAGGCTGCGCTGGCCGCCTTCAACGCCCAGAGTAACGGCGCCTATTATCAGCTTGTGGAAATTTCTCGGGCTCAGCTTGTG CTTCTTCCAGTTTCTGTCCGTGTGGAGTTTGCAGTGGCTGCCACTGACTGTGTTGCTAAAGAGGTCATAGACCCAGCCAAGTGCAACCTGCTGGCAGAAAAG CAATATGGCTTCTGTAAGGCGACGCTCACAGTGAAGGTCGGTGGGGAAGATGTTGCTGTGACCTGCACGTTATTTCAAACACAG CCTGTGCTCCTGCAGCCCCAACCAGACGGCACCGAAGTGGGGGTCCCCACCATTGTGGCAGAGCCAGCTGTGCCCTCACCTCCTGCAGCTTCCCTGCCTGTAGCTGCCCTGGTGGTAGGACCCGTGGTGGTGGCAGCTCAACAGCTACCCCCACCAGGGCACCGGGCACACTATGACCTGCGCCACGCCCTCACGGGTGTGGGCTCAGTGGAGTCAGCCTCGGGAGAAGCGTTCTTCGTGGACAAAACACCCAGAGTGGTGCAGCCTGGCATTGCTGTTTCTGCCAGTCCAGTAGTCCGCCCTTGCCCGGGGAGAATCAGATACTTCAAGATCTAG